Proteins encoded together in one Ptiloglossa arizonensis isolate GNS036 chromosome 9, iyPtiAriz1_principal, whole genome shotgun sequence window:
- the Hisrs gene encoding histidine--tRNA ligase isoform X1, with protein MADEIREKLMEQVKEQGEIVRKLKAAKTNNIEDLKNSWDIETQLESINHDFADVSYVCGWVPTTKDAVLFDLCVTIHEQLLKWPHLKRWFTNIQSFDRTERIAFPDPDGQVTSSLTRKVDRINDLCLFDRNAIDEKIANEVTKLVQLKAKLNENNVPLSKLILKTPKGTRDYGPEQMALRLGVLDKIITVFKRHGAETIDTPVFELKDVLTGKYGEDSKLIYDLKDQGGEILALRYDLTVPFARYLAMGKVSTIKRYHIAKVYRRDNPATTKGRYREFYQCDFDIAGQYDPMLPDVECIVIISEALQSLDLEPYAIKLNHRLLLDGIFAACGVPQDMFRGICSSVDKLDKSPWLEVKKEIVEEKGLDEPTADKIGTYVSRTGGVELIAELRKDVELMKHESAVKGLESMELLFKYCNIFKITNKVTFDLSLARGLDYYTGVIFEAVLIGDDVGVGSVAGGGRYDNLVGMFDSKKKSVPCVGLSLGVERIFSVLEAKLNRDGLKTRTTEVEVFVASAQKNLHEERMKILSDLWDAGLKAEQSYKKNVKLLAQLQHCEENGIPLAVIIGEGELMRNEVTLRDVTSRSQILIPRATLVEEIRRRLQNS; from the exons ATGGCTGACGAAATCAGAGAAAAACTAATGGAACAGGTGAAGGAACAGGGAGAAATCGTACGAAAGTTAAAGGCCGCGAAGACTAACAATATTGAG GATCTAAAGAATTCTTGGGATATAGAAACACAATTGGAAAGCATAaaccacgatttcgcggatgtCAGTTATGTTTGTGGTTGGGTACCCACTACAAAAGACGCAGTTCTATTTGACTTATGTGTTACTATTCACGAGCAACTTTTAAAATGGCCACATTTGAAAAGGTGGTTTACAAATATTCAAAGCTTTGATCGAACAGAGCGTATCGCATTTCCTGATCCAGATGGACAAGTTACTTCTTCTTTGACCAGGAAAGTTGATCGAATAAACGATCTCTGTCTCTTTGATCGAAATGCAATTGACGAAAAG ATAGCGAACGAAGTTACCAAATTGGTGCAGCTAAAAGCTAAGTTGAACGAAAACAATGTCCCGTTGTCCAAACTTATTCTCAAAACGCCTAAAGGCACCAGAGATTACGGACCAGAGCAAATGGCATTGCGGCTGGGAGTACTGGATAAAATAATAACGGTCTTTAAAAGACACGGGGCAGAGACTATAGATACACCTGTGTTCGAATTGAAA GATGTATTGACAGGAAAGTACGGGGAAGATTCGAAACTAATCTATGATTTGAAGGATCAAGGAGGAGAGATTTTAGCTCTCAGATACGACTTAACTGTACCTTTTGCCAGATATTTGGCTATGGGGAAAGTCTCCACTATCAAAAGGTATCATATAGCAAAAGTTTACAGAAGAGACAATCCAGCCACAACAAAGGGCAGATATAGGGAGTTTTATCAATGC GATTTCGACATAGCCGGTCAGTACGATCCTATGTTACCAGACGTGGAATGCATTGTTATTATTTCCGAAGCATTGCAATCGCTAGACTTGGAACCCTACGCGATCAAATTGAACCATAGATTGTTGCTAGACGGTATATTCGCTGCTTGTGGCGTTCCGCAAGATATGTTTCGCGGTATTTGTTCTTCTGTCGATAAACTCGACAAAAGTCCGTGGTTGGAAGTTAAGAAAGAAATAGTAGAAGAAAAGGGACTGGACGAACCGACTGCCGACAAAATTGGAACGTACGTATCGCGAACCGGTGGAGTGGAACTCATCGCTGAATTGAGAAAAGACGTCGAATTGATGAAACACGAGTCCGCGGTAAAAGGACTCGAATCCATGGAACTGTTGTTTAAGtactgtaatatttttaaaataacgaacaaagtaacgtttGATCTTAGTCTCGCCAGAGGACTCGATTATTATACGGGTGTAATCTTCGAAGCGGTATTGATCG gcGATGACGTCGGAGTTGGTAGCGTTGCCGGTGGTGGTCGTTACGATAATTTAGTAGGAATGTTCGACAGCAAAAAGAAATCGGTACCGTGCGTCGGCCTGTCGTTGGGCGTCGAACGCATTTTTAGTGTTTTAGAAGCAAAACTGAATCGCGATGGTTTAAAGACACGCACGACCGAGGTCGAAGTGTTCGTGGCGAGTGCGCAAAAGAAtttacacgaagaaagaatgaaGATTTTATCTGATCTTTGGGATGCTGGACTGAAAGCCGAACAATCCTACAAAAAGAACGTAAAATTACTCGCTCAGTTACAGCACTGCGAAGAGAATGGTATACCATTGGCCGTGATAATCGGTGAAGGGGAACTGATGAGGAACGAAGTTACGTTGAGAGACGTCACGTCGCGATCGCAGATTTTGATTCCACGAGCAACTTTGGTCGAAGAAATAAGGAGAAGGCTACAAAATTCGTAA
- the Hisrs gene encoding histidine--tRNA ligase isoform X2, whose product MADEIREKLMEQVKEQGEIVRKLKAAKTNNIEIANEVTKLVQLKAKLNENNVPLSKLILKTPKGTRDYGPEQMALRLGVLDKIITVFKRHGAETIDTPVFELKDVLTGKYGEDSKLIYDLKDQGGEILALRYDLTVPFARYLAMGKVSTIKRYHIAKVYRRDNPATTKGRYREFYQCDFDIAGQYDPMLPDVECIVIISEALQSLDLEPYAIKLNHRLLLDGIFAACGVPQDMFRGICSSVDKLDKSPWLEVKKEIVEEKGLDEPTADKIGTYVSRTGGVELIAELRKDVELMKHESAVKGLESMELLFKYCNIFKITNKVTFDLSLARGLDYYTGVIFEAVLIGDDVGVGSVAGGGRYDNLVGMFDSKKKSVPCVGLSLGVERIFSVLEAKLNRDGLKTRTTEVEVFVASAQKNLHEERMKILSDLWDAGLKAEQSYKKNVKLLAQLQHCEENGIPLAVIIGEGELMRNEVTLRDVTSRSQILIPRATLVEEIRRRLQNS is encoded by the exons ATGGCTGACGAAATCAGAGAAAAACTAATGGAACAGGTGAAGGAACAGGGAGAAATCGTACGAAAGTTAAAGGCCGCGAAGACTAACAATATTGAG ATAGCGAACGAAGTTACCAAATTGGTGCAGCTAAAAGCTAAGTTGAACGAAAACAATGTCCCGTTGTCCAAACTTATTCTCAAAACGCCTAAAGGCACCAGAGATTACGGACCAGAGCAAATGGCATTGCGGCTGGGAGTACTGGATAAAATAATAACGGTCTTTAAAAGACACGGGGCAGAGACTATAGATACACCTGTGTTCGAATTGAAA GATGTATTGACAGGAAAGTACGGGGAAGATTCGAAACTAATCTATGATTTGAAGGATCAAGGAGGAGAGATTTTAGCTCTCAGATACGACTTAACTGTACCTTTTGCCAGATATTTGGCTATGGGGAAAGTCTCCACTATCAAAAGGTATCATATAGCAAAAGTTTACAGAAGAGACAATCCAGCCACAACAAAGGGCAGATATAGGGAGTTTTATCAATGC GATTTCGACATAGCCGGTCAGTACGATCCTATGTTACCAGACGTGGAATGCATTGTTATTATTTCCGAAGCATTGCAATCGCTAGACTTGGAACCCTACGCGATCAAATTGAACCATAGATTGTTGCTAGACGGTATATTCGCTGCTTGTGGCGTTCCGCAAGATATGTTTCGCGGTATTTGTTCTTCTGTCGATAAACTCGACAAAAGTCCGTGGTTGGAAGTTAAGAAAGAAATAGTAGAAGAAAAGGGACTGGACGAACCGACTGCCGACAAAATTGGAACGTACGTATCGCGAACCGGTGGAGTGGAACTCATCGCTGAATTGAGAAAAGACGTCGAATTGATGAAACACGAGTCCGCGGTAAAAGGACTCGAATCCATGGAACTGTTGTTTAAGtactgtaatatttttaaaataacgaacaaagtaacgtttGATCTTAGTCTCGCCAGAGGACTCGATTATTATACGGGTGTAATCTTCGAAGCGGTATTGATCG gcGATGACGTCGGAGTTGGTAGCGTTGCCGGTGGTGGTCGTTACGATAATTTAGTAGGAATGTTCGACAGCAAAAAGAAATCGGTACCGTGCGTCGGCCTGTCGTTGGGCGTCGAACGCATTTTTAGTGTTTTAGAAGCAAAACTGAATCGCGATGGTTTAAAGACACGCACGACCGAGGTCGAAGTGTTCGTGGCGAGTGCGCAAAAGAAtttacacgaagaaagaatgaaGATTTTATCTGATCTTTGGGATGCTGGACTGAAAGCCGAACAATCCTACAAAAAGAACGTAAAATTACTCGCTCAGTTACAGCACTGCGAAGAGAATGGTATACCATTGGCCGTGATAATCGGTGAAGGGGAACTGATGAGGAACGAAGTTACGTTGAGAGACGTCACGTCGCGATCGCAGATTTTGATTCCACGAGCAACTTTGGTCGAAGAAATAAGGAGAAGGCTACAAAATTCGTAA
- the Hisrs gene encoding histidine--tRNA ligase isoform X3 gives MTASFAMLRPTRTNIILAARKYCHATISGLKIANEVTKLVQLKAKLNENNVPLSKLILKTPKGTRDYGPEQMALRLGVLDKIITVFKRHGAETIDTPVFELKDVLTGKYGEDSKLIYDLKDQGGEILALRYDLTVPFARYLAMGKVSTIKRYHIAKVYRRDNPATTKGRYREFYQCDFDIAGQYDPMLPDVECIVIISEALQSLDLEPYAIKLNHRLLLDGIFAACGVPQDMFRGICSSVDKLDKSPWLEVKKEIVEEKGLDEPTADKIGTYVSRTGGVELIAELRKDVELMKHESAVKGLESMELLFKYCNIFKITNKVTFDLSLARGLDYYTGVIFEAVLIGDDVGVGSVAGGGRYDNLVGMFDSKKKSVPCVGLSLGVERIFSVLEAKLNRDGLKTRTTEVEVFVASAQKNLHEERMKILSDLWDAGLKAEQSYKKNVKLLAQLQHCEENGIPLAVIIGEGELMRNEVTLRDVTSRSQILIPRATLVEEIRRRLQNS, from the exons ATGACTGCATCGTTTGCGATGTTACGTCCAACGCGGACCAATATCATCCTTGCTGCACGAAAATATTGCCACGCGACGATTTCGGGGCTGAAG ATAGCGAACGAAGTTACCAAATTGGTGCAGCTAAAAGCTAAGTTGAACGAAAACAATGTCCCGTTGTCCAAACTTATTCTCAAAACGCCTAAAGGCACCAGAGATTACGGACCAGAGCAAATGGCATTGCGGCTGGGAGTACTGGATAAAATAATAACGGTCTTTAAAAGACACGGGGCAGAGACTATAGATACACCTGTGTTCGAATTGAAA GATGTATTGACAGGAAAGTACGGGGAAGATTCGAAACTAATCTATGATTTGAAGGATCAAGGAGGAGAGATTTTAGCTCTCAGATACGACTTAACTGTACCTTTTGCCAGATATTTGGCTATGGGGAAAGTCTCCACTATCAAAAGGTATCATATAGCAAAAGTTTACAGAAGAGACAATCCAGCCACAACAAAGGGCAGATATAGGGAGTTTTATCAATGC GATTTCGACATAGCCGGTCAGTACGATCCTATGTTACCAGACGTGGAATGCATTGTTATTATTTCCGAAGCATTGCAATCGCTAGACTTGGAACCCTACGCGATCAAATTGAACCATAGATTGTTGCTAGACGGTATATTCGCTGCTTGTGGCGTTCCGCAAGATATGTTTCGCGGTATTTGTTCTTCTGTCGATAAACTCGACAAAAGTCCGTGGTTGGAAGTTAAGAAAGAAATAGTAGAAGAAAAGGGACTGGACGAACCGACTGCCGACAAAATTGGAACGTACGTATCGCGAACCGGTGGAGTGGAACTCATCGCTGAATTGAGAAAAGACGTCGAATTGATGAAACACGAGTCCGCGGTAAAAGGACTCGAATCCATGGAACTGTTGTTTAAGtactgtaatatttttaaaataacgaacaaagtaacgtttGATCTTAGTCTCGCCAGAGGACTCGATTATTATACGGGTGTAATCTTCGAAGCGGTATTGATCG gcGATGACGTCGGAGTTGGTAGCGTTGCCGGTGGTGGTCGTTACGATAATTTAGTAGGAATGTTCGACAGCAAAAAGAAATCGGTACCGTGCGTCGGCCTGTCGTTGGGCGTCGAACGCATTTTTAGTGTTTTAGAAGCAAAACTGAATCGCGATGGTTTAAAGACACGCACGACCGAGGTCGAAGTGTTCGTGGCGAGTGCGCAAAAGAAtttacacgaagaaagaatgaaGATTTTATCTGATCTTTGGGATGCTGGACTGAAAGCCGAACAATCCTACAAAAAGAACGTAAAATTACTCGCTCAGTTACAGCACTGCGAAGAGAATGGTATACCATTGGCCGTGATAATCGGTGAAGGGGAACTGATGAGGAACGAAGTTACGTTGAGAGACGTCACGTCGCGATCGCAGATTTTGATTCCACGAGCAACTTTGGTCGAAGAAATAAGGAGAAGGCTACAAAATTCGTAA
- the Ork1 gene encoding open rectifier K[+] channel 1 isoform X1, with protein sequence MSKKQWMVLLMLFLTYLLLGASIFYHIESRLEIERVETAKQERIEINALLHAHYVPSNIHNHNEILGKLTRYCGKSVYNYTEGETDPLKWDFYNSFYFAYTVVSTIGYGNLAPTNMLGRILMIFYGLVGIPINGILLTQLGEFFGHVFVKAHQKYKSYKHGRNDYYPRKLTTFETRKLGLAAQIFVYLTPGFVMFIFFPAFLFSHYEGWSYDEAVYYAFVTLTTIGFGDYVAGQDNSKGSGVFFILYKTFLICWISFGLGYIVMIMTFIARGMRSKKITQIERKLAINLKHTQSKIWNEFNKEINYLRRVFNELQLSKVKRVYVDECNYEIPPSKFPRSNSFPDLRDLLHGAKGYDSIRQYRPRRRANSEVVPTEEDKMARVVSETDLQRIDKTATFATHAMVQPAELLARLVNILGYMPPATDDIGADFSNQNTYVEPDTQYRGRIDENGTKDPSAMEPIYDQSTGGTGAWAIGNERIFRLQKPRSRAASEIRLHETKDEDHHVDWTWSGPTASRKIRELMKARTNLSLLKDTRATKDTKLSKPRAFSLVKSVPKALISGPWRNRFSSNTEKKNTELVGRGTNSKDAEESFTSGHSYPDEKRRASIAAFPRRYYHTHTGADNNDLSETEGSNLLEETSLADFLRALTVLHASVATTGSWTAAAADDDPANRSRPRRKMGTASLSPPKLPSLFTLFSSPSSGSNAQEPSESSTAQIARNPRRGSLAFVGPTVAKPRRFSLRPVATPISPPTPPRSDSPFLSDSRRTPYENNSAFLFESHKEPLIRTEGALGLSSPMVSPPPPPPPLPSTNGRRFSLRPAQIQTGIPTAGNTTTATTTTTTTTTTTTTTTTTTTTMNPLAPVLKAVPRWKAGMLQRQIGQMNLRRRVRAFSLSDVHVDDLKQKATESVSPTSTVYAKKTNRDVLRRNDGPHGASAEPGRSTEGSESRDSTSIRFENESAPSNNKIERTTCVENGGKGQIHVEPSLYRNIAMEPLVDKPPIARSNESRQPLVEVKVEKPVVSDLKELKIEKHQPSRSSKS encoded by the exons ATGTCGAAGAAACAATGGATGGTCCTGCTGATGCTGTTCTTGACTTACTTGCTGCTAGGTGCCTCCATCTTCTACCATATCGAGAGTCGTTTAGAGATCGAGCGCGTCGAAACGGCCAAGCAAGAACGCATCGAGATCAACG CTTTGCTTCACGCCCATTACGTGCCCAGCAATATTCACAATCACAACGAGATTCTCGGTAAATTGACGCGATACTGCGGCAAATCGGTGTACAATTACACCGAGGGCGAAACGGATCCGTTGAAATGGGACTTTTACAACAGTTTCTATTTCGCGTACACCGTGGTCAGCACCATAG GTTACGGAAACTTGGCCCCCACGAACATGCTGGGTCGCATCTTGATGATATTTTACGGTCTGGTAGGCATACCTATAAACGGAATTTTGCTGACACAGTTGGGAGAATTCTTCGGTCACGTATTCGTGAAAGCCCACCAGAAGTATAAATCGTACAAACACGGCCGCAACGATTACTATCCGAGAAAACTGACCACGTTCGAGACGAGAAAGCTCGGCTTGGCCGCACAGATATTCGTATACCTGACGCCTGGCTTCGTCATGTTCATATTCTTCCCGGCGTTCCTCTTCTCTCATTACGAGGGCTGGAGCTACGACGAAGCGGTCTATTACGCTTTCGTCACGTTGACGACCATCGGTTTCGGGGACTACGTGGCAG GACAGGACAATAGCAAGGGTAGCGGagtttttttcattttgtacaaAACCTTCCTAATATGCTGGATCTCCTTTGGATTGGGATACATCGTTATGATCATGACTTTTATCGCTCGAGGTATGCGCAGTAAAAAGATTACGCAAATCGAGCGTAAGCTGGCGATAAACTTGAAGCACACGCAGAGTAAAATCTGGAACGAATTCAATAAAGAGATAAACTATTTGCGCCGCGTCTTCAATGAACTTCAACTCTCCAAGGTCAAG AGAGTGTACGTGGACGAATGCAATTACGAAATCCCACCGTCGAAGTTTCCTCGTAGCAACAGCTTTCCCGATCTTCGCGATTTGTTGCACGGCGCGAAAGGGTACGACAGTATACGCCAATACAGACCGAGACGACGCGCCAACAGCGAGGTGGTACCGACCGAG GAGGACAAAATGGCGCGCGTCGTGTCCGAGACGGATCTCCAGAGGATCGACAAGACGGCTACCTTCGCCACCCACGCGATGGTTCAGCCAGCGGAGTTACTGGCGAGACTGGTGAACATTCTCGGTTACATGCCGCCGGCCACGGACGATATCGGAGCCGATTTCTCGAATCAGAACACGTACGTGGAGCCGGATACTCAGTATCGCGGGAGAATCGACGAGAACGGGACGAAAGATCCATCCGCGATGGAACCGATCTACGATCAAAGCACCGGGGGTACTGGCGCCTGGGCGATCGGCAACGAACGGATCTTCCGATTGCAGAAACCGCGCTCGAGAGCAGCCAGCGAGATCAGGTTGCACGAGACCAAGGACGAGGACCATCACGTGGACTGGACCTGGTCCGGTCCGACGGCTtcgcgaaaaattcgagaaCTGATGAAAGCTCGTACGAATCTATCGTTGCTGAAGGACACCCGCGCGACCAAGGATACGAAACTATCCAAGCCTCGTGCCTTCTCGTTGGTGAAATCGGTACCGAAAGCGTTGATTTCGGGTCCGTGGAGGAATCGGTTCTCCTCGAACACGGAGAAGAAGAACACGGAACTGGTGGGACGTGGTACCAACTCGAAGGACGCCGAGGAGTCGTTCACGTCGGGACACTCGTACCCCGATGAGAAACGACGCGCCTCGATCGCCGCTTTCCCGCGAAGATACTATCACACGCACACCGGGGCCGATAACAACGATCTGTCGGAAACGGAAGGCAGCAATCTCCTCGAGGAAACCAGCCTGGCCGATTTCCTCAGGGCTCTGACCGTTCTACACGCGAGCGTCGCCACCACTGGCAGCTGGACGGCTGCAGCCGCTGACGATGATCCCGCCAATCGATCTCGACCTCGTAGAAAAATGGGCACCGCTTCCCTGTCCCCGCCGAAACTCCCCAGCCTGTTCACGTTGTTCTCGTCCCCCTCGTCCGGATCCAACGCGCAGGAACCCAGCGAATCGTCAACGGCCCAGATCGCTCGTAACCCGAGACGGGGCAGTTTGGCTTTCGTCGGTCCCACGGTCGCGAAACCGAGACGATTTTCTCTGAGACCTGTGGCGACACCAATCAGCCCCCCGACACCCCCAAGAAGCGATTCGCCATTCTTATCG GACTCTCGACGAACGCCGTACGAAAATAACTCTGCGTTTCTATTCGAGTCGCACAAGGAACCTCTGATTCGAACTGAAGGAGCGTTGGGTTTATCGTCACCGATGGTGTCAcccccgccaccgccgccaccactaCCGTCCACTAACGGTAGACGTTTCTCGTTACGACCTGCTCAGATTCAAACAGGAATTCCAACGGCAGGAAACACGACGacagcaacgacgacgacgacaacgacaacaacgacgacgacgacgacgacgacgacgacaacgacgatgaaTCCACTTGCACCCGTGCTGAAAGCCGTACCACGTTGGAAGGCTGGTATGCTGCAACGACAAATCGGTCAAATGAACCTTCGACGTCGAGTAAGGGCCTTCAGTCTCAGCGATGTCCACGTGGACGATCTTAAGCAGAAGGCTACCGAGTCCGTTAGTCCAACGTCCACTGTCTACGCGAAGAAAACCAATCGAGATGTACTTCGTAGGAACGATGGTCCGCACGGTGCCAGTGCCGAACCGGGGAGATCTACCGAGGGTTCGGAATCGCGAGATTCTACCAGCATTCGGTTCGAGAACGAAAGTGCTCCGTCGAACAATAAAATCGAACGTACGACTTGCGTTGAAAACGGAGGGAAAGGACAGATACACGTGGAACCGTCTTTGTATAGAAATATCGCGATGGAACCACTCGTGGATAAACCTCCGATTGCCCGTAGCAACGAGTCGCGGCAACCATTGGTAGAAGTAAAAGTAGAAAAGCCCGTCGTGAGCGATCTCAAGGaactaaaaattgaaaaacaccaACCTTCTCGTTCGAGCAAATCGTGA
- the Ork1 gene encoding open rectifier K[+] channel 1 isoform X2 translates to MFIFFPAFLFSHYEGWSYDEAVYYAFVTLTTIGFGDYVAGQDNSKGSGVFFILYKTFLICWISFGLGYIVMIMTFIARGMRSKKITQIERKLAINLKHTQSKIWNEFNKEINYLRRVFNELQLSKVKRVYVDECNYEIPPSKFPRSNSFPDLRDLLHGAKGYDSIRQYRPRRRANSEVVPTEEDKMARVVSETDLQRIDKTATFATHAMVQPAELLARLVNILGYMPPATDDIGADFSNQNTYVEPDTQYRGRIDENGTKDPSAMEPIYDQSTGGTGAWAIGNERIFRLQKPRSRAASEIRLHETKDEDHHVDWTWSGPTASRKIRELMKARTNLSLLKDTRATKDTKLSKPRAFSLVKSVPKALISGPWRNRFSSNTEKKNTELVGRGTNSKDAEESFTSGHSYPDEKRRASIAAFPRRYYHTHTGADNNDLSETEGSNLLEETSLADFLRALTVLHASVATTGSWTAAAADDDPANRSRPRRKMGTASLSPPKLPSLFTLFSSPSSGSNAQEPSESSTAQIARNPRRGSLAFVGPTVAKPRRFSLRPVATPISPPTPPRSDSPFLSDSRRTPYENNSAFLFESHKEPLIRTEGALGLSSPMVSPPPPPPPLPSTNGRRFSLRPAQIQTGIPTAGNTTTATTTTTTTTTTTTTTTTTTTTMNPLAPVLKAVPRWKAGMLQRQIGQMNLRRRVRAFSLSDVHVDDLKQKATESVSPTSTVYAKKTNRDVLRRNDGPHGASAEPGRSTEGSESRDSTSIRFENESAPSNNKIERTTCVENGGKGQIHVEPSLYRNIAMEPLVDKPPIARSNESRQPLVEVKVEKPVVSDLKELKIEKHQPSRSSKS, encoded by the exons ATGTTCATATTCTTCCCGGCGTTCCTCTTCTCTCATTACGAGGGCTGGAGCTACGACGAAGCGGTCTATTACGCTTTCGTCACGTTGACGACCATCGGTTTCGGGGACTACGTGGCAG GACAGGACAATAGCAAGGGTAGCGGagtttttttcattttgtacaaAACCTTCCTAATATGCTGGATCTCCTTTGGATTGGGATACATCGTTATGATCATGACTTTTATCGCTCGAGGTATGCGCAGTAAAAAGATTACGCAAATCGAGCGTAAGCTGGCGATAAACTTGAAGCACACGCAGAGTAAAATCTGGAACGAATTCAATAAAGAGATAAACTATTTGCGCCGCGTCTTCAATGAACTTCAACTCTCCAAGGTCAAG AGAGTGTACGTGGACGAATGCAATTACGAAATCCCACCGTCGAAGTTTCCTCGTAGCAACAGCTTTCCCGATCTTCGCGATTTGTTGCACGGCGCGAAAGGGTACGACAGTATACGCCAATACAGACCGAGACGACGCGCCAACAGCGAGGTGGTACCGACCGAG GAGGACAAAATGGCGCGCGTCGTGTCCGAGACGGATCTCCAGAGGATCGACAAGACGGCTACCTTCGCCACCCACGCGATGGTTCAGCCAGCGGAGTTACTGGCGAGACTGGTGAACATTCTCGGTTACATGCCGCCGGCCACGGACGATATCGGAGCCGATTTCTCGAATCAGAACACGTACGTGGAGCCGGATACTCAGTATCGCGGGAGAATCGACGAGAACGGGACGAAAGATCCATCCGCGATGGAACCGATCTACGATCAAAGCACCGGGGGTACTGGCGCCTGGGCGATCGGCAACGAACGGATCTTCCGATTGCAGAAACCGCGCTCGAGAGCAGCCAGCGAGATCAGGTTGCACGAGACCAAGGACGAGGACCATCACGTGGACTGGACCTGGTCCGGTCCGACGGCTtcgcgaaaaattcgagaaCTGATGAAAGCTCGTACGAATCTATCGTTGCTGAAGGACACCCGCGCGACCAAGGATACGAAACTATCCAAGCCTCGTGCCTTCTCGTTGGTGAAATCGGTACCGAAAGCGTTGATTTCGGGTCCGTGGAGGAATCGGTTCTCCTCGAACACGGAGAAGAAGAACACGGAACTGGTGGGACGTGGTACCAACTCGAAGGACGCCGAGGAGTCGTTCACGTCGGGACACTCGTACCCCGATGAGAAACGACGCGCCTCGATCGCCGCTTTCCCGCGAAGATACTATCACACGCACACCGGGGCCGATAACAACGATCTGTCGGAAACGGAAGGCAGCAATCTCCTCGAGGAAACCAGCCTGGCCGATTTCCTCAGGGCTCTGACCGTTCTACACGCGAGCGTCGCCACCACTGGCAGCTGGACGGCTGCAGCCGCTGACGATGATCCCGCCAATCGATCTCGACCTCGTAGAAAAATGGGCACCGCTTCCCTGTCCCCGCCGAAACTCCCCAGCCTGTTCACGTTGTTCTCGTCCCCCTCGTCCGGATCCAACGCGCAGGAACCCAGCGAATCGTCAACGGCCCAGATCGCTCGTAACCCGAGACGGGGCAGTTTGGCTTTCGTCGGTCCCACGGTCGCGAAACCGAGACGATTTTCTCTGAGACCTGTGGCGACACCAATCAGCCCCCCGACACCCCCAAGAAGCGATTCGCCATTCTTATCG GACTCTCGACGAACGCCGTACGAAAATAACTCTGCGTTTCTATTCGAGTCGCACAAGGAACCTCTGATTCGAACTGAAGGAGCGTTGGGTTTATCGTCACCGATGGTGTCAcccccgccaccgccgccaccactaCCGTCCACTAACGGTAGACGTTTCTCGTTACGACCTGCTCAGATTCAAACAGGAATTCCAACGGCAGGAAACACGACGacagcaacgacgacgacgacaacgacaacaacgacgacgacgacgacgacgacgacgacaacgacgatgaaTCCACTTGCACCCGTGCTGAAAGCCGTACCACGTTGGAAGGCTGGTATGCTGCAACGACAAATCGGTCAAATGAACCTTCGACGTCGAGTAAGGGCCTTCAGTCTCAGCGATGTCCACGTGGACGATCTTAAGCAGAAGGCTACCGAGTCCGTTAGTCCAACGTCCACTGTCTACGCGAAGAAAACCAATCGAGATGTACTTCGTAGGAACGATGGTCCGCACGGTGCCAGTGCCGAACCGGGGAGATCTACCGAGGGTTCGGAATCGCGAGATTCTACCAGCATTCGGTTCGAGAACGAAAGTGCTCCGTCGAACAATAAAATCGAACGTACGACTTGCGTTGAAAACGGAGGGAAAGGACAGATACACGTGGAACCGTCTTTGTATAGAAATATCGCGATGGAACCACTCGTGGATAAACCTCCGATTGCCCGTAGCAACGAGTCGCGGCAACCATTGGTAGAAGTAAAAGTAGAAAAGCCCGTCGTGAGCGATCTCAAGGaactaaaaattgaaaaacaccaACCTTCTCGTTCGAGCAAATCGTGA